ACGCAGCTTGTTGATTTGTTTATCAAAACGTTGAGAGGTGCTCGTGTTAAAtacatttgtaacaagctaggagcttatgagatgtaattttagtaatggaaGGAGGAATAtcagagacaaagttaaacttgataatgaagaaataaatagcacttgtagattttgataccttggttCTATTatacaagctgaaggagaaattgaagataatgtaatgcatagagtaaAAGCAtattaggtaaaatggagaagcgCTTCAAGTGTACTTTGtaattgtagaatacccttaaaattaaaattgaagttTTATAGAAcatctataagaccagctatattatatggatcagaatgtggggcgacaaagaaacaaaatatccaaaaagtaaaagttgccaagatgagaatgcttaaatggatgaatggtataacactgaaagataaattaaggaagaAACATATTCACGGTAAGTTGGGTttagctcctataaaagataagataagggagggacgactcatatggtatggacacttacaaTGTAGtccacatagtgcgccagtgagtaagttactgtggggggcaatagaaggggtagggatagatctaaaataactttgAGGGAGATAGTGAGtgaggatttaatatccctaaatctatcaaaagaaatggtccatgatcgcataaattggcggaaaatgattcatataaccgaccccacctagtggtaCTTAAGGCatggttttgttgttgttcttgagggggagtgttagaggttgcATATGTCTTTTAGCATTACTATTATTGAGTGtgtttagtatgttaattagtgagagttagtaagggtattattgtcattagaatgagtttaatttatattataaacagagggagagatctatcttcaagttaggtcattcattttaaccAAATCTTAACAAAAACAATTAACTTTTAAATAACAAGAGGCAAAGAAACAGCTAGACATTAGGCTTTGATTAATTACAATGTGGAGCACAATCAAGACTACTCTCTcttctataatttaaaaaaaataaaggtcGTCGTTGGGGGCAGGTGCCACGAAGGGGGCCTGGGAGGGGGTGTGTGAGATTAAGGACAACCTCAAAAGTAAAACAACAGAAGGGCAATTCCAATTTACCTATCCTGTGTGTCCCATCCGGATAAATTAGCAATTTCCATTAGAGTTGTTCTCCATCTCTGGACCTTCTCTATTTTTCCCTTTAAATTTTCATGTTTCGCAAAGGCTTTCCCAAAACAACCCCCCTGTTTCTGTACTTCTGTTGGGTTAACATTGTGGAATATTGGCAGAACCCTTTGTCCCATAACCTTCTTGCATTCGTGGATCTTCACAAGTTCATCCAAGCACCACGTTGAAGAAGCATAGTTTTTTGAGAAAACGATGATTGAGAACCTTGAACTTTCAATAGCCTTCAGGAGCTCTGGAGAAATTTCCTTTCCCCGTTCAAGTTTTTCATCATCTTTGTAGGTGTAAATTCCTTTCTGCTGTAAACCAGTGTAGAGATGACTAACAAAGTTGTTGCGGGTATCTTCACCTCTAAAACTCAAGAAGACATCATAAGTCCATCGTGGGgtagaagaggaggaggaggttCCTGCAATCCTCATAGAATCCATCAATAAAATTACAAGCCTGGTGGTGAAAATTTAATGTAGAGAATTGGCCTTAGAGAACTCAAACATCACAGCAAGCTTCCACTCTGTAGAGCAGGCTAGAAGACTTGTGTTGGTTGCAAAAGGATGAGATGAGCGAATTTCCAGTGATCTGCAAAAACTTCTGCTGTTaccaaaaataaaaggaaaagatgGTAGggtaaaaaattaaaatcactttTACATGTGTTCATTGTTGTCATAGATTGAAAAGAATGAAttctaaaagaaagaaaaataaaatacaactCCCTAACACAGAAGTCATTTATGCAAAAGAAGACTATATGGTGGGGAGTCAGTTCCCAATCATGGCAGCTGTCACAAATAACTTGGCAAATGAGGACAGACCATAGATGCTGAAATGCTCAAATGGGATCCATAGCATAGGCCAAAACCAGAAGGATGTATTACAACCAGGACAAGATGAGAGGCTATTTATTAGTTGTTGTCGAGCATGTCTAGCGATGCAGCGTATGTGGTACCATTTCACAAAGGCAAATGGAAACAAGGATCTGCATAGATGGCTAGATACAATTAAGCTTTGAAAAACATGGAACAGATAGTTAATGGTTCCCACATTGAATCATGTTTTACAAGCAACTAGGGGGCAATTAATGAAACTTTGGAAATTGTTAATAGATAATAATGCATAAAGGACAGTATAAGTATGGCATATAATGTGCAATAACTAAAATGGTAAACATATTAAAAAtcttaaatcaataaaaagtAAACATACAAATCTGTTAAATATTTAGCTTACATGCAAACGCAACTAATTTAGACATAAAAGGTTGAACAAAATGTTGCACAATtaaactaaagttcaatattaaataaaatttaaagctATCATTCTTATCCTCACCTAGTAGCAATCTTTATTTCAAATTAAAAATGAAGATTTATCATGGAAAAAGTGATCATAAAAAAATGTTGTATGCCAATTTATAATGAAATCCATATACACTGACAGAACTGATTCTTCCATTATTTTTTTAGCAAATTTGTTTGGTATTATGATGCAACATTGTTAGTTAGATAAAAGAATATCAAATTATTTAATAAACCAATAAGTAGATGCAACTACTTTAAAAACATGATGAACCCAAAACAAAATTATTGGTTGAAAAAATATTGAtcttaaaaagatttaaaaaatgaGAGCATAAAATATTACATTGAATGGAAAGTTATAACTAAGTATGGGTAAGGCGttaaaagaaccaaaaaaaaaaaaattaagcctaAAATAAGGTGGTTTTTTCCTGGATCCCCAACTTCCAACTAACATCTCAAACAAACACAACTCACTAATTTTAAGCTTTGaattggatttgggtggatttaaTCAAAacacaatataataaataatgACACTGTTTTGTACAAAGCCACACAATACAAATTCAAAAGCTGAATTAACTCCCGAAGGCAGTTATACCTTTTTTGAACCttcccacccaaaaaaaaaacttttgccCTACAGTGCAGAAGCATCTACAGTTGAAGTTTCACAAATGCTTTGAACTCTCAAACATTTCATCAAACATGTTGCAGACATAAAAAACACATCAATACGAAAaataaacagttgaaagatgacAGCTTAGACTCACAAATTCACTCCAAACTCATTTCATTCGTTATGAGTTCACGAACTTCTTCGATCCATTGATCGTCTTCCTCACTACGCCAGAAGCTTATCATCATCTTTGCTTTCTCTCCGTCTCGAAAGCTGTGCTAGAGGGTCGCGTAGTGCCCACGAACAAACTCTTTTTACTTTTTCCCTTTCTTATTTTTGTATACGGACCGGTCGTATGGCGTATTGCGTAGAATCCACACTCTCCGCCTCAGGGAGGTCGTAATACGTATTGGTTTGCTTTGGGGTCAACGGATGGGGAATATTCTTCTCGCTTGTTTGTCTCCAGGAAGCTTCAGTTTCGAACTCTGCTATTTTCTCTGAGGCTGAAAGAAGAGAAATCAGGAATGGCGAAGATTCCCGCTGGTTACCCAGAAATTATCTAACCACTCGCTTCACGTTTCTACTTTCCACCAACGCGTAGGAAGATCGATACATTAGCTTGGTTGTATTGTTGTTTTGTGTTCTCTGATAAGATCTTCTTCCCTCACTCACACTCCCTCTGTGTCTGCAGAATTTCCATTGTCCAATGGCTTCCACCAGCAACCGAAGAGGTTCTTCGTCggcgtcttcttcttcttccaaccTGCGGTGTATATACGATGTGTTCTTGAGCTTTAGGGGCGAAGATACCCGCAGAAGCTTCGTTAGCCATCTCTACTCGGCTTTGCATCGGAAAGGGATTCACACCTACAGGGACGATGAAAAgctcaaaagggggagagaaatttCGCCGGAGCTCGTGAAGGCCATCGAGCGTTCGAGGTTTTCGATCATCATTTTCTCAGAAAACTACGCTTCTTCGACTTGGTGCTTGGATGAACTTGCGAAGATCATGGAATGCAAGAACCTGATGGGGCAAACAGTTGTCCCCATTTTCTACAATGTGACTCCCTCGGAAGTACGTAAGCAAACAGGGAAATTCGCAGAAGCCTTTGCCAAACACGAAGAAGATTTCGAGGAGAGAAAGGAGAAGGTGCAGAGATGGAGGGAAGCTCTGATCGAAGCTGCCAATTTGTCTGGGTGGGATTCACAGGGCAGGTATTTTTTAGTTAAACTGCTCTTCTGCTCTTGTATCTTCTTATTTAGCCATGGCGGCATCTAAAAGATTGAGTCTAAAGGTACAATTATctgagatttttttattttttttcatttttctttagaaAAAAGAATTTATCAACCCCTTGTCTGgaatcaaatttgaattttacataCAGTTcaataaaatttcatataaaattgtattaaatttatgTAGATTCAAATTTGAATCTTAAAATTTAATGTTGCAAATACAATTTAGGTTGGAGCCAGAGAATTACTTCTTTGAGAATTTGATGTAAACTAAAATTGCCTCCTAGTATGTTAATCTCTGAAGTTGGTTATTTTCAAAGCTGAATTAAGCTAGATGCTTTGGAATTGTTGAATGCTGATTGTGAAAAAGAATTGCCTTTTTcgcttttctttctttgttttttataCTTCTTTTGCAGTAGTCTCAAATGCTATGCTTTAAAAATGTTTTGTGTCCTATCCAAGTGATTGGCATAGTACAAATTAATGACTAAGAACTCTTCCCATGGAAACCCCTTTTTCTTGTTTTAATTATcttgcatttatttttcaaaactccTTTTATTTGTGCCCAATATCTAATTTCAAAAGTATACGGCCTCAAAATTGTTTTTTAGTCTCCAAGACCATTGCTGTGGAAACCTTAATATGACTAAAATCTGTTAtatctttcaaaattcaaaatagaaaacaaaagaaTGATGGCCAAGAATAAAAGATAAGGGATAGGATAGggtaattattttatttctagCAAATTTTTCATTGTATCTGTTATCTGCTGACctaatactgaagttttattgTACTTTTCCTCCAATTTGTTTTTCTACTTCTTTTTGTGCTTTACATTGAAAAGGACATTTACTTTCCTATATTTTTATTATGTAGAATCTCACTGCTATTGATATTTTCTTTGTCTTTATTTTTTCTGGAAAAAAACCCTTGCACTGCACTGCACTGCATCTTATATCTAATTTTGCTTCTAATTGTTTGTCCACATTATATAGGCAAGTATCTTACACTACCCTAGATCTACAATGAGCAATGTTAAATTGTTTCAAGACAACATTTTAGGTAGAATTTGCAGTATTTACAAGAGTTTATTATGAAATAGGAAAGTAGAAACTCTTGAAGTTcaaaaggaaatagaaaaaaagagTTTTTGACCAAAGAGAAtttgcaaattttaaaatttttaaaatttaaagaagTTACAAATGAAAATGAGTAAACCAATAATCCAGCATTGAAGAAATTAATAAATCTCAAGAGCAACTAATACTAACCAAAAGATATGTTTTTGAAACTTGAGGAAATAAAATTTGCTTTAAATAGAAAAAGAAACTATAAGAACCTCAATATCATATGAAGTACCTTAAAAAATATAGTTAGGATTAAATAAGATATCTAAGATTGCAGGGTTACATGCTTACACAACACACAAGAAGAGTTTTGTAATTGAATGAACTTCATGTTATCGTTGTTGATTTATGGTTAATTAAAGGCAGAAGGaataaatagggaaaaaaaattgtatttaaCTATTTGTGGATTATGTCAGCTTACCAAGTCTATTGTTCTATGTCTTCATCAGGTCTGATTCCATGCTTATTGATGGAGTTGCCCACTTCATACTAAATGAACTGAAGTATTTGTCCACAAGAAATGCTCAGGTTCTATTTGGTATTGATTCTCGCATAAAAGAAATGAATTCATTGTTATGCACTGGGGTCAATGATGTTCGCTTTGTAGGAATATGGGGCATGGGTGGTATAGGTAAGACAACCATTGCAGAAGTTGTTTATGATCAAATCTCTGTTCTATTTGAAGGATGTTGCTTCCTCGCAAATGTCAGGGAACATGATTTAGTTTTTTTGCAAGAAAAACTTCTTTCCAAAATCTTGATGGAAGGTAATGTAAATATAGATACTCCCAGTATGGGAACAAATGTCATAAGGGACAGGCTTCATTTCAGAAAGGTTCTTATTGTCCTCGACAACGTGGATAACTTGGAGCAGTTAGAAGCACTTGCTGGGAAGCATGATTGGTTTGGCCCTGGAAGTCGAATCATCATCACAACTAGAGATGAACAATTGCTAATTGCCCATAATGTGGCAAAAATATACAAGGCTAAACAATTCGACCGCGTAGAAGCTGTCGAACTCTTTTGCTGGAAGGCTTTTGGGCAGAAATACCCCAAGGAAGAATATTTTGAAGTCGTAGACTCACTAATAAGTTATGCGAACGGCCTTCCATTAGCACTTAAAATTTTGGGTTCTTTTCTTTGTGGCAGAGGTGTTGATGAATGGAAAAGTGTGTTGAATAAACTGAAAAAATATCCCAATGAAGAAATTCAAAAGATTCTTAGAATAAGTTATGATGCACTGGATGATCggcagaagaatttatttcttGATATTGCATGTTTCTTTAAAGGAGATGACAAGGAGTACGTAATTAAAATACTAGAGAGTTGTGATTTCTTCCCTGTTGATATTAGTGTCCTTGTTGAGAAGTCATTTATAACAATCCAAGAAAACAAGGTTTTAATGCATGACTTATTGCAAGAAATGGGAAGGGATATTGTTCGTCAACAGTCCCCTGAAGAGCCTGGCAGACGCAGCAGGTTATGGTCTCACGAAGACGTTTGTCACGTACTGTCAAAAAAATCAGTAAGACCCATATACTCGAGCTTTCTCTTGACATTTGGGAATTGATAAATTATAAGCCTAGACACTGTTTATCATATGACATGGAACACATTTATAGGAATCCATTTAAGGGTTTAAACATTTATGTTTCTCACTTGTGTCTTTGTTATAGGGGACTGAAGAAGTTCAAGCCATAGTCCTAGACCTTCATGGACTAAAAGAGGTAAATTTTAGTGCTCAAGCCTTTGCAACCATGCACAATCTAAGATTGCTCAAAATCTGTTTTATGGACCAACCTGGAGGATTTGAATATCTTTCCGGGAAAGAGTTGAGATTCAGAACTGATGCAGTGTTGAATAAGTTTGAGTTATTCAAAGATTGTAAATTGCACATTTCTGGAGGCTTTGAGTTTATTTCCAACGAATTAAGGTGTCTCTACTGGTATGGATTTCCTTTGAAATCTTTTCCTGCAAAATTTCATCCAGAGAACATTGTTGAGCTTAATATGTCCTATAGCCACATCAAACAACTGTGGAAAGGGACCATGGTATGTCTTTATGTTTCTTTACTTGAACACATCATAATAagaagttctctctctctctctctctctctctctttaatttttttaataactaaAAATTTCATGAAGCTTAGTAACTCATTCTctgcctttttaaaaaaaaaataggtatTGAAGAATTTGAAATTCATGAAGCTCAGTCACTCACAGAATCTGACAAAGACCCCAAACTTTACTGGCGTCCCAAACCTTGAGAGGCTAATTCTTGAAGGTTGTATAAATTTGATTAAGATTCATCCATCCATTGGAACTCTCAAGAGGCTTATTCTTTTGAATTTAAAGGACTGCAAAAATCTTAGATATCTTATGAGTGCAATTGGCTTGGAATCTCTTGAAAGTCTCATTCTCTCAGGCTGTTCGAAACTCCAGAAATTTCCCAAGGTTTTAAGTAATATGCGACATTTATGGGAGCTTTCTTTGCAGGGGACTTCCATCAAAGAGCTACCACCTTCCATTAAATATCTCAGCAGCCTCGTTTCACTAGATCTTGAAGAGTGCAAAAACCTTGAGTTTCTCCCAAGCAGCATATGTATGCTACGATCTCTTGTAACACTCACTCTCTCAGGCTGCTCAAAACTTGCCAAATTGCCAGAGGACTTGGGGAGTTTAGAATGTTTAGTGGGACTATATGCT
The sequence above is a segment of the Malania oleifera isolate guangnan ecotype guangnan chromosome 8, ASM2987363v1, whole genome shotgun sequence genome. Coding sequences within it:
- the LOC131161288 gene encoding TMV resistance protein N-like isoform X2, with the translated sequence MASTSNRRGSSSASSSSSNLRCIYDVFLSFRGEDTRRSFVSHLYSALHRKGIHTYRDDEKLKRGREISPELVKAIERSRFSIIIFSENYASSTWCLDELAKIMECKNLMGQTVVPIFYNVTPSEVRKQTGKFAEAFAKHEEDFEERKEKVQRWREALIEAANLSGWDSQGRSDSMLIDGVAHFILNELKYLSTRNAQVLFGIDSRIKEMNSLLCTGVNDVRFVGIWGMGGIGKTTIAEVVYDQISVLFEGCCFLANVREHDLVFLQEKLLSKILMEGNVNIDTPSMGTNVIRDRLHFRKVLIVLDNVDNLEQLEALAGKHDWFGPGSRIIITTRDEQLLIAHNVAKIYKAKQFDRVEAVELFCWKAFGQKYPKEEYFEVVDSLISYANGLPLALKILGSFLCGRGVDEWKSVLNKLKKYPNEEIQKILRISYDALDDRQKNLFLDIACFFKGDDKEYVIKILESCDFFPVDISVLVEKSFITIQENKVLMHDLLQEMGRDIVRQQSPEEPGRRSRLWSHEDVCHVLSKKSGTEEVQAIVLDLHGLKEVLKNLKFMKLSHSQNLTKTPNFTGVPNLERLILEGCINLIKIHPSIGTLKRLILLNLKDCKNLRYLMSAIGLESLESLILSGCSKLQKFPKVLSNMRHLWELSLQGTSIKELPPSIKYLSSLVSLDLEECKNLEFLPSSICMLRSLVTLTLSGCSKLAKLPEDLGSLECLVGLYADRTAINQLPPSIIQLKSLAFVSFHGVSPKMSKSWRHRLFSILLPSRDHMFTSLELSPLSKLSSLCFLDVSDCNLLTIPNDIGCLSSLRQLNLGHNNFITIPSSISQLSELRFLYLEGCKRLQALPELPSSIDTLVADGCTSLEKLPNTHALKYWHAGFSNCSKLLENQCIDDLFEILVKNQLQASNSPPYFDTVLPGKEIPKSFSHQNMGDSVSIQLPPNWYDDIVGVAMCVVFKSHEGSCPSVSDVAWGPRYVDGYGLTYDYCIGYENHPEFKSSEEHLWLGYLELDVIWDLRTYVWRDDFTKINVDFSSNPDSGFVIKKCAARLVSKEYVEEKDENMSTSDETHSEASRTASIVRLSRFLFNFLSWKGEWQKDDLETFFDLLSLKMVENGPNQYTLQCADTNES
- the LOC131161288 gene encoding TMV resistance protein N-like isoform X1: MASTSNRRGSSSASSSSSNLRCIYDVFLSFRGEDTRRSFVSHLYSALHRKGIHTYRDDEKLKRGREISPELVKAIERSRFSIIIFSENYASSTWCLDELAKIMECKNLMGQTVVPIFYNVTPSEVRKQTGKFAEAFAKHEEDFEERKEKVQRWREALIEAANLSGWDSQGRSDSMLIDGVAHFILNELKYLSTRNAQVLFGIDSRIKEMNSLLCTGVNDVRFVGIWGMGGIGKTTIAEVVYDQISVLFEGCCFLANVREHDLVFLQEKLLSKILMEGNVNIDTPSMGTNVIRDRLHFRKVLIVLDNVDNLEQLEALAGKHDWFGPGSRIIITTRDEQLLIAHNVAKIYKAKQFDRVEAVELFCWKAFGQKYPKEEYFEVVDSLISYANGLPLALKILGSFLCGRGVDEWKSVLNKLKKYPNEEIQKILRISYDALDDRQKNLFLDIACFFKGDDKEYVIKILESCDFFPVDISVLVEKSFITIQENKVLMHDLLQEMGRDIVRQQSPEEPGRRSRLWSHEDVCHVLSKKSGTEEVQAIVLDLHGLKEVNFSAQAFATMHNLRLLKICFMDQPGGFEYLSGKELRFRTDAVLNKFELFKDCKLHISGGFEFISNELRCLYWYGFPLKSFPAKFHPENIVELNMSYSHIKQLWKGTMVLKNLKFMKLSHSQNLTKTPNFTGVPNLERLILEGCINLIKIHPSIGTLKRLILLNLKDCKNLRYLMSAIGLESLESLILSGCSKLQKFPKVLSNMRHLWELSLQGTSIKELPPSIKYLSSLVSLDLEECKNLEFLPSSICMLRSLVTLTLSGCSKLAKLPEDLGSLECLVGLYADRTAINQLPPSIIQLKSLAFVSFHGVSPKMSKSWRHRLFSILLPSRDHMFTSLELSPLSKLSSLCFLDVSDCNLLTIPNDIGCLSSLRQLNLGHNNFITIPSSISQLSELRFLYLEGCKRLQALPELPSSIDTLVADGCTSLEKLPNTHALKYWHAGFSNCSKLLENQCIDDLFEILVKNQLQASNSPPYFDTVLPGKEIPKSFSHQNMGDSVSIQLPPNWYDDIVGVAMCVVFKSHEGSCPSVSDVAWGPRYVDGYGLTYDYCIGYENHPEFKSSEEHLWLGYLELDVIWDLRTYVWRDDFTKINVDFSSNPDSGFVIKKCAARLVSKEYVEEKDENMSTSDETHSEASRTASIVRLSRFLFNFLSWKGEWQKDDLETFFDLLSLKMVENGPNQYTLQCADTNES